In the genome of Lathyrus oleraceus cultivar Zhongwan6 chromosome 4, CAAS_Psat_ZW6_1.0, whole genome shotgun sequence, the window tagaggacccgatatccaccaTGAAAGTCGAATCATTCGAGCATGCATGAATTGAGCTTTCCTAGAAGTAGGTCCGCTCAGGGATTAATGTTTCGTGTATCTGAATAATGATTTACTTGAGTTGTGAGAACTCAGGAGCATGTTGCCATACATTGTGAGATTTTTCCCATCACTTAAGTCTTGTTTCCTTGTTGACTTAAGTTGGAAATGTTTAGAACCTTGTAaagccgagtggacccataagatagggaacccactgggattattatctcaccccatgttgttgattatttttttCAGGTAGTTCTGATCAGGTGAAGGGTAAGGACAAGATAGCGTGATGTCCTTCTTATCTGATGTTTTGGATGGATTTTGTGTTGTGTAGATATTTTGAGATCATTCTACAATGATCTAGttctttgttttattttgggCACCTTTGTGTATATTTAGTGCCAAGTAATGTTTCCTTTTTGGGCATGTGATATGTACATTGTTACCATTTGGTGCTTATGTATTTTAATATCAGtattacactatgtataatatacattttagacatatattatatgtgagtgttacaattggtatcagagaaggttgtatcctcgacctagccatgaaatattataagtatttctttttgcctcatatgtgtgttgtCATTATTGTCCTTGATGTTATATTTGTAGTATTGAGCCTGATCAACTTAATTTTATTTATATGACATTTAGGATCATGGCTGACAGACGCAGAGGTTGTGGTTGACCTAGAACTCAGAATTCAGATTCAGAACCACCAAGTGGTAGTGAAGGTTTTCAATGGCCTCAGTTTGTGCAAATGATGCAGCCGCAACATAACCAATTCATGCATCAGATGATGCAACAATTGAATGGTGGTATTCATCCTCAAGTGGTTCCATAAGAAGCTGCAAGTGGTAGTTTTCGAGACTTCTTTCGCATGAATCCTCCTGAGTTCCATGGTGGATTAAATCCTGTGAAGGCTCATGAGTGGATAACCAACATGGAGAGGATCTTTCAGATAATGCATTGTAGTGAAGAGAATAAAGTTGTGTTTTCTTCTCACATGATGAGGGGTCCTGGTGTGAGGTGGTGGGAAAGTGCTTTGACCCTTATGAACAATCAAAGAGTACCTAGGGATTGGGAGCATTTTAATACTACTTTTATGGATAAGTATTTTCCTAGATCTTTAAGGACTCAAAAAGAGTTTGAGTTTCTGCAACTTAGATATGGTACTATGACAATAACTATGTGTGCTGAAAAGTTTAAAGATATGGATGCTTATTCTAGACATGCTGTTTATGCACCATATGAGAAGTGGAAAATCGATCAGTTCCTTTTTGGTTTAAGAGGTGAAATTTCTCATAGTATTTCTCATAGAGAATTCACTCCTTGTGCTGAATTGCTAAGGCAGTGCTATGTGGCTGAGAGCAGTTCAAAGAAAGTTCAGGAAGAAAGAGATCAGTATAGGATTGGACAGAAGGACCAGGGAAGTCCAAGTAACCATTTTAGGCCTAGACCTCAACCTTTCAAAGGAAAACAAGTACAACATGCAAAATCTAACCACCCTCTGCAATGTTAAGTATGTAAGAAGTTTCATTTCGGAAGATGCGTTGGAAGTGTAATTAGGTGTTTTACTTGTCAGATGGAAGGACACATGGCTAGAGATTGTCCTTAAAATAAGAATCAGATGCAAGGAAGGAACACCGATCGAGTTTATACTTTGGATGCAAGTAAGGCTAAGAGTAACAATGCTTTGATTGTTGGTACGTGTCTCATAAATTATCATCCATGTTTTGTATTGTTTGATTGTGGAGCAACATAATATTTTGTATTAATTCAGTGTATGAGGTGTCTTGGCTTGCAAGAAATTCCTTTTGTCTCCTCCTACGGTGGTTACTATCTCCATGGATGATGTGTTGAGACACcgttgatttgtgaaaattgttcgCTTTCGGTGAATGGTAGAATTTTCCAGATTGATCTTATTTCTTTACCGCTTAAGAAAGTTGATATGGTCTTGGGGATGGATTGGCTTTCTGTCAATTCGGTGTTTATTGGATGTGAAGAGAAGTTAATCATCATTCCATCTAGTGAAACTAATCCAAATGATTAATTAACTACTATCTTGGAAGGTACAATTGTCATGGTTAATTTCTTGTTTGAGAAGGAAAAGTCAGTTCTCTTGGTTCTCACTAGGGAACCTAGCGACAATCTGAAAGTTACACAAATTCCCATCGTTTGTGAATTTCCAGAAGTTCTCCTTGAGGATGTCACTTCTCTTCCTCCTAAGAGGGAAGTGGAATTCTCTATTGATCTAATACCTGAGACGACTCCAATATCAGTTTCTCTGTATCGTATGTCACCACTCAAGTTGAGAGAGTTGAAGAATCATCTGGAAGAGTTGTTAGCTAAGCATTTCATTCGACCTCGTGTCTCACTGTGGAGAGCTCGAGTGTTACTAGTGAAGAAGAAGGATGGTGGTATGCAGTAGTGTATTGATTATCGCCAATTGAATAAGGTCAccattaagaacaagtatcctcTGCCAAGAATAGACAATTTGCTAGATCAGTTGAAAGGAGCTTGTGTGTTCTCGAAGATTGATTTATGACCGGGCTATCATCAAATCCGAGTTAAGAATTTGGATGTACCAAAGACTGTAGTCAGAACAAGATATGGACATTATGAGTTTCTTGgaatgccttttggtgtgacaAATTCCCCTGCTGTTTTCATGGACTATATGAATCAGATATTCCAACCTTACCTGGACCAGTTTGTGGTGATCTTTATTGATGAAATTATCATTTATTATCGTACTCCACAAGAGAACGTAGAACATCTAAGGATTGTTCTATCAATACTGCAAGAGAAACAACTT includes:
- the LOC127138024 gene encoding uncharacterized protein LOC127138024; amino-acid sequence: MNPPEFHGGLNPVKAHEWITNMERIFQIMHCSEENKVVFSSHMMRGPGVRWWESALTLMNNQRVPRDWEHFNTTFMDKYFPRSLRTQKEFEFLQLRYGTMTITMCAEKFKDMDAYSRHAVYAPYEKWKIDQFLFGLRGEISHSISHREFTPCAELLRQCYVAESSSKKVQEERDQYRIGQKDQGSPSNHFRPRPQPFKGKQVQHAKSNHPLQC